The proteins below are encoded in one region of Tomitella fengzijianii:
- a CDS encoding M56 family metallopeptidase has product MNPVSALIFGILALALAGPIPALLSRATWPHRAPRAALVLWQAVALAAVLSAFSAGIAIASRLLVPGPDGRPTTAPLDEIDALGWPLWALYVVVLAATLIIGARLIFAVARVGFHTRRRRARHRMLVDLLDCSPDRAHRPSSSALRVLSSPRPLAYCLPGLRRRIVMSEGVLDTLDDVEIRAVLNHERAHLRARHDLVLEAFTAVYAAFPRFVRSGSALDSVQLLVEMLADDSARRTAGPTPLARALVACAGSEAPAGALALGGPGTLVRVTRLHRENDHRLAALAYAAAAVVLVVPTLAVAVPWLTELHKLMGPLSPLR; this is encoded by the coding sequence ATGAACCCCGTGTCCGCGCTGATCTTCGGGATCCTGGCCCTCGCCTTGGCCGGCCCGATTCCCGCTCTACTGAGCAGGGCCACCTGGCCCCACAGGGCTCCGCGCGCCGCCCTCGTGCTCTGGCAGGCCGTGGCGCTGGCCGCCGTCCTCTCCGCGTTCAGCGCCGGCATCGCCATCGCGAGCCGCCTGCTGGTGCCGGGCCCGGACGGTCGCCCCACCACCGCTCCCCTCGACGAGATCGACGCCCTCGGCTGGCCGCTGTGGGCGTTGTACGTCGTGGTGCTCGCCGCGACGCTCATCATCGGCGCCCGCCTGATCTTCGCGGTCGCCAGGGTCGGCTTCCACACCCGCAGACGGCGCGCGCGTCACCGGATGCTGGTGGACCTGCTCGACTGCTCGCCGGATCGGGCGCATCGGCCGTCCTCGTCGGCCCTGCGCGTACTCAGCAGTCCCCGCCCGTTGGCGTACTGCCTGCCCGGGCTGCGCCGGCGGATCGTCATGTCCGAGGGCGTGCTGGACACTTTGGACGACGTCGAGATCCGGGCCGTCCTCAACCACGAACGCGCGCACCTGCGTGCGCGGCATGACCTGGTCCTGGAAGCGTTCACCGCCGTCTACGCGGCCTTCCCCCGCTTCGTGCGCAGCGGATCGGCGCTGGACTCCGTCCAGCTGCTCGTCGAGATGCTGGCGGACGACTCGGCACGCCGCACGGCCGGCCCCACGCCGCTCGCGCGGGCCCTGGTCGCCTGCGCCGGCTCCGAGGCGCCCGCCGGCGCCCTGGCGCTCGGCGGACCCGGCACGCTGGTCCGCGTCACCCGTCTGCACCGCGAGAACGACCATCGCCTCGCCGCGCTGGCGTACGCCGCCGCGGCGGTGGTCCTGGTGGTGCCGACACTGGCCGTGGCGGTCCCCTGGCTCACCGAGCTGCACAAGCTCATGGGCCCCCTTTCGCCGCTGCGCTGA
- a CDS encoding BlaI/MecI/CopY family transcriptional regulator: protein MAGLGELEKAVMDQLWAADEPQTVRQVHAGLASHRDLAYTTVMTVLQRLAKKGLVTQHRSDRAHRYAPVHSRDELVAGLMVDALSNGTETGERVGALVHFVQQVTPDEAHALREALDALETAEDRGRTRP, encoded by the coding sequence ATGGCCGGACTCGGAGAGCTTGAAAAGGCAGTGATGGATCAGCTGTGGGCTGCAGACGAGCCGCAGACCGTCCGCCAGGTGCACGCGGGCCTCGCCTCCCACCGCGACCTCGCATACACCACCGTCATGACCGTCCTCCAGCGTCTGGCCAAGAAGGGCCTCGTCACCCAGCACCGCAGCGACCGCGCGCACCGCTACGCGCCGGTGCACAGCCGCGACGAGCTGGTCGCCGGGCTCATGGTCGACGCGCTCTCCAACGGCACCGAGACCGGCGAACGCGTCGGCGCGCTCGTGCACTTCGTCCAGCAGGTGACCCCCGACGAGGCGCACGCGCTGCGCGAGGCCCTCGACGCGCTCGAGACCGCGGAGGACCGCGGCCGGACACGCCCTTGA